A region from the Lolium perenne isolate Kyuss_39 chromosome 4, Kyuss_2.0, whole genome shotgun sequence genome encodes:
- the LOC127297279 gene encoding beta-carotene hydroxylase 1, chloroplastic codes for MAVARLVAAPFPLAASRPRARGPPARLAFAPLPLSPTRRVAVPVVLRVASDGRADAPEVEVEEEANEARMAVSERKARKESERRTYLVAAVMSSLGITSMAAAAVYYRFAWQMEGGEIPVTEMLGTFALSVGAAVGMEFWARWAHRALWHASLWHMHESHHRPRDGPFELNDVFAIVNAVPAMALLAFGFFNRGLVPGLCFGAGLGITLFGMAYMFVHDGLVHRRFPVGPIENVPYFRRVAAAHQIHHMDKFDSVPYGLFLGPKELEEVGGTEELEKEIQKRIKRRETLDAMQ; via the exons ATGGCCGTCGCCAGGCTGGTGGCCGCGCCATTCCCTCTCGCCGCCTCCCGCCCCCGCGCCCGCGGCCCGCCGGCGCGCCTCGCCTTCGCGCCGCTCCCGCTCTCCCCCACGCGCCGCGTCGCCGTGCCCGTCGTCCTGCGCGTGGCCTCCGACGGCAGGGCCGACGCCCCGGAGGTGGAGGTCGAGGAGGAGGCGAACGAGGCGCGGATGGCGGTTTCGGAGCGCAAGGCGAGGAAGGAGTCGGAGCGGCGGACCTACCTGGTGGCGGCGGTGATGTCCAGCCTCGGGatcacctccatggccgccgccgccgtctacTACCGCTTCGCCTGGCAAATGGAG GGAGGCGAGATTCCGGTGACGGAGATGTTGGGCACCTTCGCACTATCCGTGGGCGCGGCG GTGGGGATGGAGTTCTGGGCGCGGTGGGCGCACCGCGCGCTGTGGCACGCCTCGCTGTGGCACATGCACGAGTCCCACCACCGGCCCCGCGACGGGCCATTCGAGCTCAACGACGTCTTCGCCATCGTCAACGCCGTGCCCGCCATGGCCCTCCTCGCCTTCGGCTTCTTCAACCGCGGCCTCGTCCCGGGGCTCTGCTTCGGCGCG GGGCTCGGGATCACGCTCTTCGGGATGGCCTACATGTTCGTCCACGACGGCCTCGTCCACCGCCGCTTCCCCGTCGGGCCCATCGAGAACGTGCCCTACTTCCGGCGAGTCGCCGCCGCGCACCAG ATCCATCACATGGACAAGTTCGACAGCGTGCCGTATGGGCTCTTCCTCGGGCCCAAG GAGCTGGAGGAGGTGGGCGGGACCGAGGAGCTGGAGAAGGAGATTCAGAAAAGGATCAAGAGAAGAGAGACCCTAGACGCTATGCAATGA
- the LOC127297282 gene encoding large ribosomal subunit protein uL5c, with product MAATAVTLPSSSPSPFPVATTSARRSLHLRSPPLRRAIRVAASAATEAPPKPAAANPIILVDPAEAQKVHRLKTVYDTKVVPIITEEFGYTNVHQVPKIEKIVVNCGLGVDAGNNKGLEAAMKDLASITGQYPVKTKAKNSVASFKIREGNTIGIAVTLRGRVMYNFLDRLINLGLPRTSDFLGVNPNSFDGSGNYTIGMRDQGVFPEIPYEVGGKKNGMDVSIVTTAKTDNEAQRLLALLGMPFAAHMKGDEYKKKRLKKHHFMSKGRGRK from the exons ATGGCAGCCACGGCGGTGACCCTGCCCTCCTCCTCGCCCTCCCCCTTCCCCGTCGCCACCACCTCCGCCCGTCGCTCCCTCCACCTCCGCTCCCCGCCTCTCCGGCGCGCCATCCGCGTCGCCGCCTCCGCTGCGACTGAGGCGCCGCCCAAGCCGGCGGCGGCCAACCCCATCATCCTCGTCGACCCCGCTGAGGCCCAGAAGgtccaccgcctcaagaccgtctaCGACACCAAGGTCGTCCCCATCATCACCGAGGAGTTCGGCTACACCAATGTCCACCAG GTGCCCAAGATCGAGAAAATTGTGGTGAACTGTGGGCTGGGGGTGGATGCGGGGAACAACAAAGGGCTGGAGGCCGCCATGAAGGACCTCGCCTCGATCACCGGCCAGTACCCCGTCAAGACCAAGGCCAAGAACTCCGTCGCCAGCTTCAAGATCCGCGAGGGCAACACAATTGGTATCGCCGTCACGCTCCGCGGCAGG GTGATGTACAACTTCTTGGACAGGCTCATCAACCTTGGGCTCCCTAGGACTAGTGACTTCTTGGGTGTCAACCCCAACAGCTTCGACGGTAGCGGCAACTACACCATTGGTATGCGCGATCAGGGCGTCTTCCCGGAGATCCCGTATGAGGTGGGTGGCAAGAAGAACGGTATGGACGTCAGCATCGTCACCACCGCCAAGACCGACAATGAGGCCCAGAGGCTTCTTGCCCTCCTCGGAATGCCATTCGCCGCGCACATGAAGGGCGACGAGTACaagaagaagaggttgaagaagcacCACTTCATGAGCAAGGGCAGGGGAAGAAAGTGA
- the LOC127297281 gene encoding probable polygalacturonase: MATTTGRVALAMAVLALCAVGIGASPAGSRGAGCRKHVRRITDYGAVGDGKTLNTAAFARAVADLSRCAGDGGAALVVPAGRWLTGPFNLTSHFTLYLRHGAEILASQDLNDWPLIAPLPSYGRGRDEPGPRYSNFIGGSNLTDVIISGQNGTINGQGQVWWDKYHAKELTYTRGYLLELLYSRDIIISNVTFVDAPSWNLHPTYCNNVTISGVTILAPIHSANTDGIDPDSSSHVKIEDCYIVSGDDCIAVKSGWDEYGIRFNMPSQHIVVRRLTCISPTSAMVALGSEMSGGIQDIRVEDSIAINTESAVRIKSGVGRGGFVRDVFVRNLRLHTMKWVFWMTGNYGQHPDNSSDPKALPVVTGINYIDVLAENVTMAGRMEGIPNDPYTGICMSNITAHLAPKAKKLQWNCTDVQGVASAVSPKPCPQLGAVGKPCTFPEDELVIGPPELPKCTY; the protein is encoded by the exons ATGGCCACAACCACAGGAAGAGTAGCGCTAGCCATGGCGGTGCTGGCGCTGTGCGCCGTCGGCATTGGCGCGTCGCCGGCTGGCTCGAGGGGGGCGGGGTGCCGGAAGCACGTGAGGAGGATCACAGACTACGGGGCGGTGGGGGACGGGAAGACGCTCAACACGGCGGCGTTCGCCAGGGCGGTGGCGGACCTGTCCCGCTgcgcgggcgacggcggcgcggcgCTGGTGGTGCCGGCGGGGAGGTGGCTCACGGGGCCCTTCAACCTCACCAGCCACTTCACCCTCTACCTCCGCCACGGCGCAGAGATCCTCGCCTCCCAG GACCTCAACGATTGGCCTCTGATAGCTCCCCTGCCGTCCTACGGGAGAGGGAGGGACGAGCCTGGCCCAAGATACAGCAACTTCATCGGCGGATCAAACCTCACCGATGTCATCATCTCCG gtcaaaacggGACGATCAACGGGCAGGGGCAGGTGTGGTGGGACAAGTACCACGCCAAGGAGCTCACCTACACTCGCGGCTACTTGCTGGAGCTCCTCTACTCTCGCGACATCATCATCTCCAACGTCACCTTCGTCGACGCGCCCTCATGGAACCTCCaccccacctactgcaa CAACGTGACCATCAGCGGCGTCACGATTCTCGCGCCGATCCACTCGGCTAACACCGACGGGATCGACCCAG ATTCTTCCTCCCACGTCAAGATCGAGGACTGCTACATCGTCTCCGGTGACGACTGCATTGCCGTGAAGAGCGGCTGGGACGAGTACGGCATCAGGTTCAACATGCCGAGCCAGCACATCGTCGTCAGGCGGCTCACCTGCATCTCCCCCACGAGCGCCATGGTCGCGCTCGGCAGCGAGATGTCCGGCGGAATCCAGGACATACGCGTCGAGGACAGCATCGCCATCAACACCGAGTCGGCCGTCAGGATCAAGTCTGGCGTGGGGAGGGGCGGCTTCGTCAGGGACGTCTTCGTGCGCAACCTCAGACTCCACACCATGAAGTGGGTCTTCTGGATGACTGGCAACTACGGCCAGCACCCCGACAACTCTTCTGACCCCAAGGCCCTGCCCGTGGTCACCGGCATCAACTACATCGACGTGTTAGCCGAGAATGTGACGATGGCTGGCAGGATGGAGGGCATCCCGAATGACCCCTACACCGGGATATGCATGTCCAATATCACCGCCCACCTTGCGCCCAAGGCCAAGAAGCTGCAATGGAACTGCACCGACGTCCAGGGAGTGGCATCTGCTGTCTCACCGAAGCCATGCCCGCAGCTTGGCGCTGTGGGCAAGCCCTGCACATTCCCGGAGGACGAGCTCGTCATTGGTCCGCCGGAGTTGCCCAAATGTACCTACTGA